In one Penaeus monodon isolate SGIC_2016 chromosome 20, NSTDA_Pmon_1, whole genome shotgun sequence genomic region, the following are encoded:
- the LOC119585870 gene encoding uncharacterized protein LOC119585870, with protein sequence MLVCPGCQVGLSAAVTTLQPSVQATTMPLLHHTTLPAQQPLSPAAQQSPSLPAMQSATLPVAQPAPLPTLPTTAHSRQSPACPSPMGAAPCLTSAGHCLPNAHFIPGVQAPYVCGRMFQVPNVSGLAPCLSLPHNACHVLCCLACPHACPSLRTCAAAHKFSSCLASEVRNSLHTSGGGLVDGEKDRSVSPDTKINYPVSLNPFKMAEPVTPTRQCPGSPGACESAWTAAGDSRVLLKTRHDLEESGWYYGPLSWQQAATLLKDTPVGTFLVRDSASPQCLYSLSVQTANGPTSVRIHYSCGKFRLDCTGHSQKHMPEFSGVVELAQHYIHANSSQVWVDHEGKTFSPINIRQPLRRKAPSLQHLCRLSFNASVSKEAKKALPVALQGYLDSYPHTC encoded by the coding sequence ATGCTGGTGTGCCCGGGGTGCCAAGTCGGCCTGTCCGCAGCGGTGACGACCTTGCAGCCTTCCGTGCAAGCGACAACGATGCCTCTGCTGCACCACACGACCCTGCCAGCCCAGCAGCCGTTGAGCCCCGCCGCGCAGCAGTCGCCATCCCTGCCTGCCATGCAGTCAGCAACCCTTCCTGTGGCACAGCCCGCGCCTCTTCCAACCCTGCCAACCACCGCCCATTCAAGGCAAAGCCCAGCGTGCCCGTCTCCCATGGGCGCAGCGCCGTGCCTCACCTCGGCGGGGCACTGTCTGCCAAACGCCCACTTCATTCCCGGCGTCCAAGCGCCTTACGTGTGCGgtcggatgttccaagtgccaaACGTGAGTGGGCTGGCGCCATGTCTGAGCCTGCCACACAATGCCTGCCACGTGCTGTGCTGCCTGGCGTGTCCGCACGCATGCCCTAGTCTGCGGACTTGCGCAGCCGCACACAAGTTCTCCAGCTGCCTGGCGTCGGAAGTGCGAAACAGCCTTCACACTTCTGGCGGAGGCTTAGTTGACGGCGAGAAAGACCGCAGTGTCTCGCCGGACACGAAGATCAATTACCCCGTCAGCCTGAACCCCTTCAAGATGGCCGAGCCCGTCACGCCCACGAGACAGTGCCCGGGGTCTCCTGGGGCGTGCGAAAGTGCCTGGACCGCCGCGGGAGACAGTCGCGTGCTGCTCAAGACCCGGCACGACCTGGAGGAGAGCGGCTGGTACTACGGGCCCCTGTCCTGGCAGCAGGCCGCAACGCTGCTGAAGGACACCCCCGTGGGCACCTTCCTGGTGAGAGACTCGGCGAGCCCCCAGTGCCTCTATTCTCTCAGCGTCCAAACTGCCAACGGGCCGACGAGCGTCCGCATCCACTACTCGTGCGGCAAGTTTAGGTTAGACTGTACGGGTCACAGCCAGAAGCACATGCCCGAGTTCAGCGGCGTGGTGGAGCTGGCGCAGCACTATATTCACGCGAACTCTTCGCAAGTGTGGGTAGACCACGAAGGAAAGACGTTTAGCCCTATTAATATCAGACAGCCCTTGAGACGGAAGGCCCCTTCTTTGCAGCACCTCTGCAGACTCTCGTTCAACGCTTCCGTCTCGAAAGAGGCAAAAAAGGCGCTTCCCGTCGCCCTTCAGGGATACCTGGACAGTTACCCCCACACGTGCTGA